In Pieris napi chromosome 2, ilPieNapi1.2, whole genome shotgun sequence, the following proteins share a genomic window:
- the LOC125060495 gene encoding allergen Tha p 1-like: MAGKLIVFCCVLVAVFAEKYTDKYDNINLQEILENDRLLEAYIDCVLDKGKCSAEGKELKDHILEALETGCSKCTEAQEKGTRTVIEHLINKKKAVWEELCAKYDPEGKYRKKYEERAKSAGLTV; the protein is encoded by the exons ATGGCTGGTAAACTAATTGTGTTCTGCTGTGTTTTGGTCGCGGTGTTTGCGGAGAAGTACACCGATAAATATGACAACATTAACTTGCAAGAGATTTTGGAAAATGATCGTTTGCTGGAGGCTTATATCGACTGTGTCTTGGATAAAGGAAAGTGCAGCGCTGAAGGAAAGGAATTGAAAG ACCACATCCTAGAGGCGCTCGAAACAGGGTGTTCCAAATGCACTGAGGCTCAAGAGAAGGGCACGCGCACCGTAATAGAGCACCTCATCAACAAGAAGAAGGCGGTTTGGGAAGAGCTCTGTGCCAAATACGACCCTGAAGGGAAATACAGGAAGAAGTACGAGGAACGCGCGAAGTCTGCCGGTTTAACcgtttaa
- the LOC125060609 gene encoding allergen Tha p 1-like, giving the protein MKFILVLFAVVAFVYAEQYTDRYDNINVNEILENKRLVMSYVKCLLDQGRCTPEGNALKEHVKDGMQTGCTKCTDNQRRGARKVVRHLRENYDNYFKDIVKKYDPKNEYEEIYESFLASDD; this is encoded by the exons ATGAAGTTTATTCTAGTTTTGTTTGCCGTCGTAGCTTTTGTATATGCAGAGCAATATACAGATAGATATgacaatataaatgtaaatgaaattttagaaaataaacgTTTGGTTATGTCGTATGTCAAATGTTTATTGGACCAAGGAAGGTGTACGCCAGAGGGAAACGCGCTAAAGG agCACGTCAAAGATGGTATGCAGACAGGGTGCACAAAATGTACAGACAATCAGAGGAGAGGAGCAAGAAAAGTAGTCCGACATCTTCGTGAGAACTATGACAATTATTTCAAAGATATCGTAAAGAAATACGACCCTAAAAATGAATATGAAGAAATATACGAATCATTTTTGGCCTCTGATGATTAG